The Papaver somniferum cultivar HN1 chromosome 3, ASM357369v1, whole genome shotgun sequence genome includes a region encoding these proteins:
- the LOC113359058 gene encoding uncharacterized protein LOC113359058, producing the protein MDKMVCYGAQLSVLINGTALERIKTYEGIIQGDPLSSFLFLLVVEVLSILLNGVVNNGRLSGFQVAKNDTIVSHLQFADGTIILMNATRSEVRRLHVLLMVFEVLTGLKQNLDKSSMINIGADNVIQELAAELGCKVEKLPIT; encoded by the coding sequence ATGGATAAGATGGTGTGTTACGGAGCTCAATTATCGGTTCTTATAAATGGAACTGCATTAGAAAGAATTAAAACTTATGAGGGCATCATACAGGGTGATCCGTTGtcatcttttctttttctgttagtggtggaagtgcTGTCAATTTTGCTGAACGGAGTTGTGAATAATGGGAGATTAAGTGGCTTTCAAGTGGCTAAAAATGACACTATTGTTTCTCACTTGCAGTTTGCAGATGGAACAATTATCTTGATGAATGCTACGAGAAGTGAGGTTAGAAGGCTTCATGTGTTATTAATGGTGTTTGAAGTGCTAACAGGCTTAAAGCAAAACTTGGATAAGAGTTCTATGATAAACATAGGGGCAGATAATGTAATTCAAGAGTTAGCTGCTGAGTTGGGTTGTAAGGTTGAGAAACTTCCGATAACTTAA
- the LOC113355407 gene encoding sister-chromatid cohesion protein 3-like: protein MAEIATTSTDTSSLRPSRKKKSKVSVESDDVSIGEKHDENNSGPTPTEEETPVGSDDIGSNDDFEEIGPSNKRKRIPKVPANLKNVDLSLIDTIKGNGKQIPHVVKNWVEQYEKSPKSAMVELLMMLFEVCGAKYSLIEKDLDDTEVDNVVVSLVELAQKGEVEDYHSSKRKEFKNFKENLLSFWDNLVIECQNGPLLDEVLFEKCMDYVIALSCSPPRVFRQVASLIGLQLVTSFITVAKMLGSQRETTQRQLTTEVKKRKEGPRVDSLGKRLEMTQEKINVIENMMRKLFKGLFVHRYRDVDPNIRMSSIQSLGVWVLSYPSMFLQDLYLKYLGWTLNDKNAGVRKCSILALQNLYEVDDNVPSLGLFTERFSNRMIELADDIDVSVSVCAIGLLKQLLRHQLLSDEDLGPLYDLLIDEPPEIRRAIGALVNDHLIAQKFSTSKGDENDSSDVHLGRLLQILREFTADPILITYVIDDVWDYMKAMKDWKFIVSMLLDEKPGKDFTDVDATNLVRLLHSSSKKAVGERIVPATDNRKQYYNKAQKEALENNRRDITLAMMNNYPKLLPKFMADKDKVSPLVEIILNMNLELYSLKRQEQNFEKVLRFIKEAFFKHGEKEPLRSCVKAMSFCSTESQGDLQDCAHTKLKELEDELITKLKSAMKQVEGGDDDYSFLVNLKRVYELQLAKCVPIEILFEDFVRILEGNRNMDEEVVCFLLLNMYMHVTWCLRSIIDEESISQKSLDSLLSKRTTLFKQLEYFLNTHSEAGRDGRYGRQLACRVCGILAEMWFMFRKSNFASSKLEGLGFCPDVPMVQKFWSLCEQQLNKDEIEDDEANQEYIEETNKEAIMIAASKLVASDAVPKDYLAPETISHFLMHGPNVGEIVKQLISVLKKTADRDVCNIFLESLKRAYNRHVLEVSKSDDESLTSKSLTECKDLAARLAETFVGAARNKYRSDILKIVKEGILFAFEDAPRQLSFLEAILHFVYRLPTSDILEIVKDVQKRTENVNTDEDPSGWRPYVTFVDHLREKYAKNAGLNDDKEGSVAGRRGRSRKRRNIQGKKLFDEQESSEEDDYISASDQEGPEEEDQDEEDAPLIHSFKSAAKLRSLRVQRQESKSKDSGKAPQEDASDSRMSGSSE, encoded by the exons ATGGCGGAGATCGCAACAACCAGTACAGACACTTCATCTCTACGGCCG AGTAGAAAGAAGAAATCTAAAGTTTCAGTAGAATCTGATGATGTTTCAATTGGGGAAAAGCATGACGAGAATAATAGTGGTCCAACACCGACTGAAGAAGAAACTCCAGTTGGGTCTGATGATATTGGTTCTAACgatgattttgaagaaattggacCTAGTAATAAAAGGAAACGTATCCCTAAAGTTCCTGCAAATCTTAAAAATGTTGATCTGAGTTTGATtg ATACCATCAAAGGTAATGGGAAGCAAATACCCCATGTGGTCAAGAACTGGGTGGAGCAATATGAAAAGAGTCCTAAATCTGCTATGGTTGAATTGCTCATGATGCTTTTCGAG GTTTGTGGAGCTAAATATTCTCTCATCGAGAAGGACTTAGATGACACAGAAGTGGATAATGTGGTGGTCAGTCTGGTGGAGCTTGCCCAGAAA GGAGAAGTAGAAGATTACCACAGCTCTAAGCGGAAGGAGTTCAAAAACTTTAAAGAAAACCTTTTATCTTTCTGGGACAATCTGGTCATTGAGTGCCAAAATGGTCCACTGTTGGATGAGGTTCTGTTTGAAAAGTGTATGGACTATGTTATCGCATTGTCATG CTCTCCTCCAAGAGTTTTTCGCCAAGTTGCTTCGTTAATTGGCCTCCAACTTGTCACATCCTTCATTACTGTTGCAAAGATGCTGGGGTCTCAGCGTGAAACTACACAGAGACAGTTAACAACTGaagtcaaaaaaagaaaagagggtCCACGTGTGGATTCACTAGGCAAAAGGTTGGAAATGACCCAGGAAAAAATTAATGTGATTGAGAATATGATGCGGAAGTTATTTAAAGG GTTGTTTGTGCATCGTTACCGGGACGTTGATCCAAATATCCGTATGTCATCCATACAATCTCTTGGCGTCTGGGTTCTGTCGTATCCCTCAATGTTCTTGCAAGATTTATACTTGAAGTACCTCGGATGGACATTAAACGATAAA AATGCTGGTGTTCGAAAATGTTCTATCCTTGCTTTGCAAAATCTCTATGAGGTTGATGATAATGTCCCATCACTTGGGCTTTTCACCGAAAGATTTTCAAACCGAATGATCGAACTCGCTGATGACATTGATGTTTCTGTTTCTGTGTGTGCCATAGGCCTTCTGAAACAATTATTAAG ACATCAGCTTCTATCTGATGAGGACTTGGGTCCTTTGTACGATTTGCTTATTGACGAACCGCCAGAAATCAGGCGAGCAATAGGAGCACTGGTGAATGATCACTTGATTGCTCAGAAATTTAGTACCTCGAAAG GAGATGAAAATGACTCGTCCGATGTTCATCTAGGAAGATTACTGCAAATACTGAGGGAGTTTACGGCAGATCCAATTCTAATAACCTATGTTATTGATGATGTCTGGGATTATATGAAGGCTATGAAA GACTGGAAGTTCATTGTGTCTATGCTTTTGGACGAGAAACCCGGGAAAGACTTTACGGATGTTGATGCCACAAACTTGGTTCGACTGCTTCATTCATCGTCTAAGAAAGCTGTCGGAGAAAGAATTGTGCCTGCTACTGATAACCGAAAGCAGTACTACAACAAAGCTCAAAAG GAAGCACTGGAAAATAATAGACGGGACATAACTTTGGCAATGATGAACAATTACCCAAAACTGTTGCCCAAATTCATGGCTGACAAGGACAAAGTGTCACCGCTGGTAGAGATAATTCTGAATATGAATCTCGAGCTATATTCGCTTAAGAGGCAAGAACAG AATTTTGAAAAAGTTCTCCGGTTCATTAAAGAAGCATTTTTCAAACATGGTGAAAAAGAACCTTTGAGGTCCTGTGTCAAGGCTATGAGCTTTTGTTCTACTGAGAGTCAAGGAGACCTGCAAGATTGTGCACACACCAAATTAAAGGAGCTAGAGGATGAACTTATAACAAAGCTTAAGTCTGCAATGAAACAAGTGGAG GGAGGCGATGATGACTACTCTTTTCTCGTTAATTTGAAACGAGTATATGAACTCCAATTAGCAAAGTGTGTACCCATTGAAATCTTATTTGAAGATTTTGTCAGGATTCTTGAAGGAAACAGAAATATGGATGAAGAG GTTGTATGTTTTCTGCTTCTGAACATGTATATGCATGTAACCTGGTGTCTGCGGTCTATTATAGATGAAGAAAGTATTTCTCAAAAATCACTAGATTCATTATTGTCCAAACGTACTACCTTGTTTAAGCAACTTGAATACTTCCTTAACACCCATTCTGAAGCTGGGAGAGATGGAAGATACGGAAGGCAGCTTGCTTGTCGA GTCTGTGGTATACTCGCTGAGATGTGGTTCATGTTTAGAAAGTCGAATTTTGCTTCATCAAAGTTGGAAGGATTAGGATTTTGTCCTGACGTGCCTATGGTTCAAAAATTCTGGTCTCTTTGTGAACAACAACTCAATAAAG AcgaaattgaagatgatgaagccaaTCAAGAATACATAGAAGAGACAAATAAAGAAGCAATCATGATTGCAGCATCGAAGTTGGTTGCAAGTGATGCGGTTCCTAAG GACTATCTTGCTCCCGAAACCATATCGCATTTCTTGATGCATGGACCAAATGTTGGGGAGATTGTCAAGCAGCTGATTTCTGTCCTGAAGAAGACAGCCGATCGAGATGTTTGTAATATATTTCTGGAATCACTGAAAAGG GCATATAATCGGCACGTCTTGGAGGTTTCAAAAAGTGACGATGAATCTTTAACGAGTAAGTCTCTTACAGAGTGTAAGGACCTAGCTGCTCGGCTTGCTGAAACGTTCGTTGGTGCTGCTCGAAACAAGTATAGGTCAGACATTCTTAAGATTGTTAAAGAGGGCATCTTGTTTGCCTTTGAGGATGCTCCAAGACAGCTTAGTTTTCTTGAAGCTATACTACATTTTGTATATAGACTTCCAACATCAGACATCTTAGAAAT CGTAAAGGATGTCCAGAAACGCACAGAGAATGTTAATACTGATGAAGATCCTAGCGGGTGGCGTCCTTATGTCACTTTTGTTGATCATTTACGTGAGAAGTATGCGAAGAATGCGGGTCTTAATG ACGACAAAGAGGGATCTGTTGCGGGTCGCAGAGGTCGTTCACGTAAACGCCGTAATATACAGGGGAAGAAACTCTTTGATGAACAAGAATCAAGTGAAGAAGATGACTATATTAGTGCATCTGACCAGGAAGGtccagaagaagaagatcaagatgAGGAGGATGCTCCTCTGATACATTCTTTCAAGTCTGCAGCGAAATTGAGGTCTTTGAGAGTTCAAAGACAGGAAAGCAAATCCAAAGATTCTGGGAAAGCTCCTCAAGAGGATGCATCTGATTCTAGAATGTCAG GTTCTTCTGAGTAA